Proteins encoded in a region of the Bradyrhizobium sp. CB3481 genome:
- a CDS encoding isoprenylcysteine carboxylmethyltransferase family protein encodes MSLVLNLIVQTIVWFGFMGAIIFGAAGTTDYAGGWLYLGAMVVLSVVFGAHMMRVDPGLLRERLKPPVQKDQPLADKLVLIPVLLLMFGGMGFMAADAARWRWSMMPPSVQWAGCGLLLAAFLFMYWTMRANSFAAPVVKIQKDRGQAVITTGPYAIVRHPMYLGALFYMAGTSLVLGSWWGLVAVPILTLLLGIRIGIEEKALRSGLQGYDDYARRVRWRLIPLVW; translated from the coding sequence ATGAGTCTCGTTCTAAACCTTATCGTCCAGACGATCGTCTGGTTCGGCTTCATGGGCGCGATCATCTTCGGCGCCGCGGGCACAACGGACTACGCCGGCGGATGGCTCTATCTCGGTGCGATGGTCGTCCTCTCGGTCGTTTTTGGGGCGCACATGATGCGCGTCGATCCCGGCCTGCTCAGGGAGCGGCTGAAGCCGCCCGTGCAGAAGGATCAGCCGCTGGCGGACAAGCTGGTCCTCATCCCGGTCCTGCTGCTGATGTTCGGAGGGATGGGTTTCATGGCCGCGGATGCGGCGCGCTGGCGCTGGTCAATGATGCCACCGTCCGTGCAGTGGGCCGGATGCGGCCTCCTCCTGGCGGCATTTTTGTTCATGTACTGGACCATGCGCGCGAACAGCTTCGCCGCGCCCGTCGTAAAAATACAAAAGGACCGCGGCCAGGCCGTCATCACGACAGGCCCTTATGCCATCGTCCGCCATCCGATGTATTTGGGCGCGCTGTTCTATATGGCCGGCACCTCGCTCGTGCTCGGCTCGTGGTGGGGGCTTGTGGCGGTTCCGATCCTTACCCTCTTGCTCGGCATCCGGATCGGTATCGAGGAAAAAGCGCTGCGTTCGGGCCTTCAGGGCTATGACGACTATGCGCGCCGGGTGCGCTGGCGTCTGATTCCGCTGGTCTGGTGA
- a CDS encoding SRPBCC family protein: MQIDVAKVLGLVTRSVRNFEKDGKPASAVTLTRLYDTDVDDLWDAVTSKERIPRWFLPVEGELKLGGRYQIKGNAGGTITACAPPAHFAATWEFGGATSWIDVRLAAERDKARLTLEHTAIIEDHWNQFGPGAVGIGWDLALAGLEGYLATGASVDHETAEAWMGSDEGKAFMTGSGEFWRAAHVASGVDPVSAKERSDRTIAFYRGEMPPDIAHPGTGS, encoded by the coding sequence ATGCAGATCGACGTCGCCAAGGTGTTGGGGCTTGTCACGCGTTCGGTGCGCAATTTCGAGAAGGACGGCAAGCCGGCGAGCGCGGTGACGCTGACGCGGCTTTACGACACCGATGTCGATGATCTCTGGGATGCCGTGACCAGCAAGGAACGCATCCCGCGCTGGTTCTTGCCGGTCGAGGGAGAGCTTAAACTCGGCGGCAGGTATCAGATCAAGGGCAATGCGGGCGGCACCATCACGGCCTGCGCGCCGCCTGCGCATTTTGCGGCCACGTGGGAATTCGGCGGCGCGACAAGCTGGATCGACGTCAGGCTGGCCGCAGAACGCGACAAGGCGCGGCTGACACTTGAGCACACCGCCATAATCGAGGACCATTGGAATCAGTTCGGTCCCGGCGCGGTAGGCATTGGTTGGGATCTCGCGCTCGCGGGCCTCGAGGGATATCTTGCGACGGGCGCCTCGGTCGACCATGAAACGGCGGAGGCATGGATGGGCTCTGACGAGGGCAAGGCGTTCATGACCGGGAGCGGCGAGTTTTGGCGCGCGGCGCATGTCGCGAGCGGCGTCGATCCCGTCTCGGCGAAGGAGCGCTCCGACCGCACTATCGCCTTCTATCGCGGCGAGATGCCGCCTGATATCGCCCATCCCGGCACAGGAAGCTGA
- a CDS encoding MFS transporter, translating into MTKLQYRWVIVAAGGLLGCVAIGGMFSLPVFLQPIARDTGWSVTGISSAMTIGFLAMAFTSMIWGNLTDRFGPLPVVLTGSIVLASSLALASIATSLVVFQFVFGLLVGSAAAAIFAPMMATVTGWFDTHRGLAVSLVSAGMGMAPMTMAPLAAWLVSHHDWRTSMQIVALVVAAIMIPVSLLVRRPPALQNAPVAAPGEAASSEMSLAQALRSPQFITLVLTNFFCCATHSGPIIHTVSYAISCGIPMIAAVTIYSVEGLAGMGGRIAFGLLGDRFGAKRVLVFGLLAQAFGALGYVFVRELAAFYAIAALFGFLYAGTMPLYAVLVRENFPLRMMGTVIGGTAMAGSLGMATGPLAGGLIYDTFASYAWLYIGSWVMGIGAFLIIMTFRPVPVARAAPVPA; encoded by the coding sequence ATGACCAAGTTGCAATATCGCTGGGTGATCGTCGCGGCGGGAGGCCTGCTTGGCTGCGTCGCGATCGGCGGCATGTTCTCGCTGCCGGTGTTCCTGCAGCCGATCGCGCGCGATACCGGCTGGTCGGTGACCGGCATTTCCAGCGCGATGACCATCGGATTTCTCGCGATGGCCTTCACCAGCATGATCTGGGGCAATTTGACGGACCGGTTCGGGCCGTTGCCGGTGGTGCTGACCGGGTCGATCGTGCTGGCGTCGAGCCTCGCCCTCGCAAGCATCGCGACCTCGCTGGTCGTGTTTCAATTCGTGTTCGGCCTGTTGGTCGGCAGCGCGGCGGCCGCGATCTTCGCGCCGATGATGGCGACCGTCACCGGCTGGTTCGATACCCATCGCGGCCTGGCGGTATCGCTGGTCTCGGCCGGCATGGGCATGGCGCCGATGACGATGGCGCCGCTTGCCGCCTGGCTGGTCTCACATCATGACTGGCGCACGTCGATGCAGATCGTCGCGCTCGTCGTCGCCGCAATCATGATCCCGGTCTCCCTTCTGGTGCGTCGCCCGCCGGCGCTGCAAAACGCGCCCGTCGCAGCGCCAGGCGAAGCCGCGTCTTCGGAAATGTCGCTGGCGCAGGCGCTTCGCTCGCCCCAATTCATCACGCTGGTGCTGACGAATTTCTTCTGCTGCGCCACGCATTCGGGTCCGATCATCCATACCGTGAGCTACGCCATCAGCTGCGGCATTCCGATGATCGCGGCCGTTACCATCTATAGCGTCGAGGGCCTCGCCGGCATGGGCGGCCGCATCGCCTTCGGCCTGCTCGGCGATCGCTTCGGGGCCAAGCGTGTGCTCGTCTTTGGCCTGCTGGCGCAGGCGTTCGGTGCACTCGGCTACGTCTTCGTGCGCGAACTCGCCGCGTTCTACGCGATAGCGGCGCTGTTCGGCTTCCTCTATGCCGGCACCATGCCGCTCTACGCCGTCCTGGTGCGCGAGAATTTTCCGCTGCGGATGATGGGCACGGTGATCGGCGGCACGGCGATGGCCGGCAGCCTCGGCATGGCGACCGGGCCGCTCGCGGGCGGCCTGATCTACGACACCTTCGCAAGCTACGCTTGGCTCTACATCGGCTCGTGGGTCATGGGGATCGGCGCCTTCCTGATCATCATGACGTTCCGCCCCGTACCGGTGGCGCGGGCGGCGCCGGTGCCGGCGTGA
- a CDS encoding VOC family protein yields MAIHFNHTILSTHDSKASATFLAEVLGLPAPRKWGPFYMVTTENGANLDYMNVDGDIAPQHYAFLTGESEFDAIFGRIKERRLPYWADPGRAQPGQINHHDGGRGIYFQEKNGHLLEVITKEYGSGGWNP; encoded by the coding sequence ATGGCCATTCATTTCAACCATACGATCCTGTCGACCCACGACAGCAAGGCATCGGCAACGTTCCTGGCGGAAGTGCTCGGCCTTCCAGCGCCACGCAAGTGGGGGCCGTTTTACATGGTCACCACCGAAAACGGCGCCAACCTCGATTACATGAACGTCGATGGCGACATCGCCCCGCAGCACTATGCCTTTCTGACCGGCGAAAGCGAGTTCGACGCGATCTTCGGCAGGATCAAGGAACGGCGGCTGCCCTACTGGGCCGACCCGGGACGAGCCCAGCCGGGCCAGATCAATCACCATGATGGCGGGCGTGGCATCTACTTCCAGGAAAAGAACGGGCATCTTCTCGAGGTCATCACCAAGGAATACGGCAGCGGCGGCTGGAATCCTTGA
- a CDS encoding class I SAM-dependent methyltransferase — MSDIYDPAFVKGVFDRCSDRYIAFSLVCSFGFTERWRRQCVAAMPAIGGGARGYDLMAGTGEVWPHLLKRHEHIGAITAVDISSGMHRRAMERLHAHRAHRIEFIEDDVLASDLPSESADFIISTFGLKTFNPGQHARLAALVARVLKPGGVFSMIEASDPKGWWLRPLYLLHLKVVLPLVERLFLRGAQDFAMIGTYSTNFGSAAELAAMLRSHRLEVEFSKYFFGCATGVAGRKTPPG; from the coding sequence ATGAGCGACATCTACGATCCCGCATTTGTGAAGGGCGTGTTCGACCGTTGCTCGGACCGCTACATCGCCTTCAGCCTGGTCTGCTCGTTCGGCTTCACCGAGCGCTGGCGCCGGCAATGCGTGGCGGCGATGCCGGCGATCGGAGGCGGTGCACGCGGCTACGATCTGATGGCGGGGACCGGCGAGGTGTGGCCGCATCTATTGAAACGTCACGAGCATATCGGCGCGATCACCGCGGTCGATATTTCCTCCGGGATGCATCGCCGCGCCATGGAGCGGCTGCATGCCCATCGGGCGCACCGGATCGAATTCATCGAGGATGACGTGCTGGCGAGCGACCTGCCATCGGAAAGCGCTGACTTCATCATCTCCACCTTCGGCCTGAAGACATTCAATCCCGGGCAGCATGCCCGGCTCGCCGCCCTGGTGGCACGGGTGCTCAAGCCCGGCGGCGTCTTCTCGATGATCGAGGCCTCCGATCCGAAAGGGTGGTGGCTGCGGCCGCTGTACTTGTTACACCTGAAGGTAGTCCTGCCGCTGGTCGAGCGCCTGTTCCTGCGCGGCGCACAGGATTTTGCGATGATCGGCACCTACAGCACCAATTTCGGTAGCGCCGCCGAGCTCGCCGCAATGCTGCGGAGCCACCGCCTCGAAGTAGAATTTTCAAAATATTTTTTCGGCTGTGCGACCGGCGTTGCCGGCCGTAAGACACCTCCCGGGTGA
- a CDS encoding metalloregulator ArsR/SmtB family transcription factor, protein MHVFEVLADPVRRRILELLGLREMASGEVVEAIGAEFGITQAAVSQHLKVLRESGFAKVRADAQRRLYSVDAAGLQAVDAWISRFRNFWEPKLDALATEIARGKRERRNAPLTKRGGKRA, encoded by the coding sequence ATGCACGTCTTCGAAGTCCTTGCCGATCCGGTGCGCCGCCGCATCCTCGAACTGCTGGGCCTGCGGGAGATGGCGTCCGGCGAAGTGGTGGAGGCGATCGGCGCCGAGTTCGGCATCACGCAGGCGGCCGTGTCGCAGCATCTCAAGGTGCTGCGCGAGAGCGGCTTTGCAAAGGTCCGGGCGGACGCGCAGCGACGGCTTTATTCGGTCGACGCGGCCGGGCTTCAGGCGGTGGACGCGTGGATCAGCCGCTTCCGGAATTTCTGGGAGCCGAAGCTCGACGCGCTGGCGACAGAGATCGCGCGCGGCAAACGCGAGCGGCGCAACGCGCCGCTGACCAAACGGGGCGGGAAGAGGGCTTAA
- a CDS encoding peptide deformylase, which yields MTIRPIIRYPDPRLAIPAEPVTAFDAALAELAADLRETMHAAPGIGITAPHIGIALRVAVLELDPAEGARTYVNPEITWISPETILHREGSVSMPGVNDEVSRHARVAIRYHDLDGVLHTEESEGLRAVCHQHEIDQLDGIFWIRRLSRLKRERLIKRFEKLSRGSA from the coding sequence ATGACGATCCGTCCGATCATCCGCTATCCCGATCCGCGGCTTGCGATCCCGGCAGAGCCCGTGACCGCGTTCGACGCTGCGCTGGCCGAGCTCGCCGCCGACCTGCGTGAGACGATGCATGCCGCGCCCGGCATCGGCATCACCGCGCCGCATATCGGCATCGCGCTGCGGGTCGCCGTGCTCGAACTCGACCCGGCTGAGGGCGCGCGGACCTATGTCAATCCGGAAATCACCTGGATATCGCCGGAGACGATCCTGCACCGCGAGGGCAGCGTCTCGATGCCCGGCGTCAACGACGAGGTGAGCCGCCACGCCCGCGTAGCGATCCGTTATCACGATCTCGACGGCGTGCTGCATACCGAGGAATCGGAGGGGCTGCGCGCGGTCTGCCACCAGCATGAGATCGACCAGCTCGACGGCATATTCTGGATCCGGCGACTGTCCCGCCTCAAGCGCGAGCGGCTGATCAAGCGGTTCGAGAAGCTGTCGCGCGGTTCGGCCTAG